A single Apteryx mantelli isolate bAptMan1 unplaced genomic scaffold, bAptMan1.hap1 HAP1_SCAFFOLD_39, whole genome shotgun sequence DNA region contains:
- the LOC136996419 gene encoding olfactory receptor 12D1-like, producing MDNQTEVRKFILLGLSNVQGLQKFLFMLFLLLYVSTLLGNMAIMIVVACEPRLHTPMYFFLCNLSCLDIFFSTVTVPKMLAGFLSGHQGISYTGCLSQLHFFYFVGSSEALLLAVMAYDRFVAICNPLRYTLIMRPRACLLLAAAAWTIGFLHALMHAVMTSRLHFCGPNHIHHFFCEIKPLVRLACNNSQLNLSLLNIITGSIATGPFVFTLFSYLYIFSFLRLKVQSKEGRRKAFSTCISHLTVVALLYVPVIFNYVPPSSGNSPSWTMIATLMYNVVTPVLNPLIYTLRNVEVKHALKRRLFSRE from the coding sequence atggataaccagacagaggtgaggaagttcatcctccttggcctgagcAATGTTCAAGGGCTGCagaaattcctgttcatgctCTTCTTACTGCTCTACGTGTCTAccctgctggggaatatggcaatcatgattgTAGTGGCATGTGAACCCcggctacacacccccatgtactttttcctctgcaacctctcctgcctagatattttcttctccacagttaccgtgcccaagatgctggctgggttccTCTCGGGGCACcagggcatttcttacactggctgcctaagccagctccactttTTCTACTTCGTGGGAAGCAGTGAAGCTTTacttctggctgtcatggcctatgaccgctttgtggccatctgcaaccccctgcgctacaccctgatcatgaggccacgggcctgcctgctgctggctgcagctgcttgGACTAttggcttccttcatgctctgatgcacgcagtcatgacctcccggctccatttctgtggccccaaccacatccaCCACTTCTTCTGCGAAATTAAGCCCCTGGTGAGACTGGCCTGCAATAACAGCCAGCTCAACCTGAGCCTTCTCAACATCATCACAGGGAGTATTGCAACAGGCCCCTTTGTCTTCACACTCTTTTCTtacctatacattttttccttcctccgactgaaagtccagtccaaggagggaaggaggaaagccttctccacttgcatctcccatctcacagtagtggctttactctatgtccctgttatttttaactatgtgccaccttcctCAGGGAATTCACCCAGCTGGACAATGATAGCCACGCTTATGTATAATGTTGTCACgccagtcctcaatcctttgatctacaccctgaggaatgtggaggtgaaacacgccctaaagagaagacttttctccagagag